The Chanodichthys erythropterus isolate Z2021 chromosome 14, ASM2448905v1, whole genome shotgun sequence genome window below encodes:
- the mxra5b gene encoding matrix-remodeling-associated protein 5, with product MGSSCVGLMLMLLISFPGSSGACPRQCACSVPAEVHCTFRALLAVPAGISKQVQRINFGFNTINHITDVSFSGLRKLELLMMHSNNVQKIQDGAFQDLVSLQVLKMSYNKLRVITGHTFSGLTGLIRLHLDHNRIEFIHPDAFSGMTSLRLLHLEANHLQKLHPATFSTFSLLQRFPMSSLKHLYLSDNLLRTLPRNMLENMPQLENLFLYSNPWSCDCRMSWLQDWSARNSGVMKCKKDRTFAGGQLCPLCAFPKHLKGKEVSDLKEFICSGPAISSPGKNISHEDSISELLPIDRIKPPFGNVSFGLSDEHGTKVDLICQILEPRQSTKISWNYAKSLQIAANVTLFFDVECPVDRDSYESFWRLLAYYSEVPMHLQREIMLSREPELSYRYRQNIEKDSFFYTGVRANVLAHPPWLMQSFMNIKLNRPYSSSKSARLILNTYLTTTSDKELVRPWVTIEHDNKTQTSFSSVVGGVIEMDCHVQSSGNAVVQWMMPDGLKIKAASSSSDNRVTVSRSGKLHVKSVEHRDSGVYYCIAEVAGDIDVLPYRLSVMESSTPLPGQQVGKALTKFVGEPASLTCLNTATPDAVVNWIFPDGSVLNAKANTSRALVFSNGTLFLPYSQLDSNGYYKCVAMNQHGVDVLATKLTVMRRIGIQPLRQYPIRPQFAAGVSTKVKAFLEDLEDASGDGSETQERIVPNRSFINRRRGQNARTQGSIRRRRPFRKGMHGEQNRTAFTNPRTINTKHKIDPRKWADLLAKIREKTSPKNSSIHIGTPRKSLQMVNEDHQGSIDNNESSSGDSGPREESNTFSTPHQTDVYHTHANTPYIEGQNNNIYQTAAPELHTSSDEVAYISNPTSGPHYVMTEVNVSEGGHVSTISAINNQVYSGSVIKPKSETENEVNLSGKTGVQTQIGGFDSGQLESTSFSTTSTSSISPRAPPSSTQSMAKDHWSSRRRFGGRRRIKFRRPFSNLSSRRTSTAATATMNADRTQSAENTMIHLATANIYSTSPAESTSVSPTIPVTARMSEYPTTTHMYLTTLTEGMPSTYHIYPTVQWELTNAINEEDTVSLPVEKTGSEIHQVKASNFLQIQEMTSSRSHPMSTTSATVVSGFENEDITSLEEEEGESITSAEEIDEYMVPMSETPTSRLGAETAPLTTARQEFTSMLSTALPKANKEMDPTEIGFTLDADVLNLPESHFRDTLEATSTRENVTSIEESIVTSMPHDYPLSQPNQNIIEEESVYNKVSFSSTTESMISVGTQTESLATNSQMPTHTTHNETNVINFLQPNLISKVDQRERLVHELDHPLIDSTTSLNTSPTITLPATTVMIPITTQLIRIMTPFTTVSTTAALYSTTTTTTSTTPTPALKLIPRYPLPDNRIPFYSKNPGTNYIDSRHRGRIPSPNHRYPYYHNRNPSVNMRPNILRILSMTTSSVDLNSVNIIKSTKAPKTWTTTARSADSGPTTTSSKTQPNNQIQIHQSMNRQSGAVLSSQGSQTPPVLQMRPRITAAKLHTVTVNAGTDVKLPCDSVGEPKPFLTWTKVSTGAIMSTNTRIQRFEVQSNGTFVIHNVQLQDRGQYLCSARNLHGIDKMMVTLVVLAHAPRMMLPRHQDVTVFLGDIALLECQAQGLPIPNISWVLPDRSMVRTVSDSEQKVMLFTNGTLQVKHTNYLDKGVYKCIASNAAGADMLSVRLQIAALPPTIQEQRWENHTVSDGQSAFIHCTAKGSPSPAIRWVTFTGTQLRPSQFVNSNLFVFPNGTLFIRSPTEKDSGNYECVAVNSVGVAKRSVNLQVRRNSTTARILSTSAHNTVVRYGGQLSLNCSATGSPNPRIIWRTPSKKLVDAYYSFDRRMKVFVNGTLTIASVTEKDEGDYLCVARNKMGDDYVLLKVNVMMKAAKIDHKSLSDRKVSYGGELKVDCVASGFPNPEITWSLPDGTMVNSILQSDDNWVRTKRYVMFDNGTLYLNEVGMKEEGDYTCYAENRIGKDEMKVHIKVLADAPIIRNNAYSVIKVPYGETAILNCSAKGEPTPTITWSSPTQRVIVPVSDKYQVTNDGTLHIQKIQRFHTGNYTCSARNVMGMDKKVVYVEVLMSSPVINGFESPGIIHKTVVKDQRVLLDCKASGNPLPRIMWVFPNNIVLPAPHYGSRITVHLNGTLDIHSTRISDSVTLLCIARNEAGETKLQVQLEVTEDVEKPRLRSPPTESVLLTNGISVSLNCSVEGRPTPEITWILPNGTSLLSGTSIFRFNHRFDGTLVIREPTVSEVGQYRCVGRNSAGYVERTVTLEPNRKPDIVNQYSSLVSIINGENLQLNCLSAGHPFPKLTWTLPNGVVLTRPQATGRYAVLNNGTLTVQRTSVYDRGMYVCQTVNEHGSSSLSVSVIVIAYPPRITSGPAPVTYARPGVAVQLNCIPLATPKAEVVWEMPDGLQLKVGVQPRLYGNKYLHPQGSLVIQNPSSRDNGVYKCTAKNVVGSDSRSTYVYVF from the exons GCATCTGTATCTCTCTGACAACCTCCTCCGCACACTGCCCAGAAACATGCTGGAGAACATGCCTCAGCTGGAGAACCTCTTCTTATACAGCAACCCGTGGAGCTGTGACTGCCGGATGAGCTGGTTACAGGATTGGAGTGCACGAAATTCAG GGGTGATGAAATGCAAGAAGGACAGAACATTTGCCGGCGGTCAGCTCTGTCCACTGTGCGCGTTTCCTAAACACCTTAAAGGAAAAGAAGTCTCGGATCTCAAAGAGTTTATATGCTCTGGACCAGCTATCAGCTCTCCAGGAAAGAACATCTCACATGAGGACAGCATCAGTGAACTTCTGCCCATCGACAGGATCAAACCACCTTTTGGAAATGTCTCCTTTGGTTTATCCGACGAGCATGGGACTAAAGTGGACTTGATCTGCCAAATACTTGAACCAAGACAGTCCACTAAAATCAGCTGGAATTACGCTAAATCTCTGCAGATCGCTGCCAACGTGACACTCTTCTTTGACGTGGAGTGTCCTGTGGACAGAGACAGCTATGAAAGTTTTTGGAGGCTTCTTGCTTACTACAGTGAAGTTCCCATGCATCTGCAAAGAGAAATCATGCTGAGCAGAGAGCCAGAGCTGAGCTACAGATACAGACAGAACATTGAAAAGGATTCCTTCTTTTACACTGGTGTCCGAGCTAATGTTTTAGCCCATCCACCTTGGCTCATGCAGTCCTTCATGAACATCAAGTTAAACAGGCCTTATTCCTCATCCAAAAGCGCGAGACTCATTCTTAACACTTATTTGACAACCACCTCAGACAAGGAGCTCGTCAGACCTTGGGTCACGATTGAACATGACAATAAAACCCAGACGAGCTTCAGTTCTGTTGTCGGTGGAGTGATTGAAATGGACTGCCATGTGCAAAGCTCTGGAAACGCAGTCGTTCAGTGGATGATGCCCGATGGGTTGAAGATTAAAGCTGCGTCCAGCTCATCCGACAACAGAGTGACCGTCTCTAGAAGCGGCAAGCTTCACGTTAAATCTGTCGAGCACAGAGACTCTGGAGTTTATTACTGCATTGCTGAGGTCGCAGGAGATATCGATGTTCTGCCTTACCGTTTATCAGTTATGGAGTCTTCAACACCTCTTCCAGGTCAGCAAGTTGGGAAAGCTTTGACCAAGTTTGTTGGCGAGCCTGCTTCTTTGACCTGTCTTAACACGGCAACACCAGATGCTGTGGTGAATTGGATATTTCCAGATGGCAGTGTACTGAATGCCAAAGCAAACACATCCAGGGCTTTAGTCTTTTCCAACGGGACTTTGTTCCTTCCTTATAGTCAGCTTGACAGCAACGGATATTACAAATGTGTTGCCATGAACCAGCATGGTGTGGATGTACTGGCTACTAAACTAACTGTCATGAGACGGATAGGAATCCAGCCACTTCGACAGTACCCCATTAGACCGCAGTTTGCTGCGGGAGTGTCCACTAAGGTAAAAGCCTTTTTGGAGGATTTGGAAGATGCTTCTGGAGATGGTTCTGAAACTCAAGAAAGAATTGTACCAAACAGAAGCTTTATTAATCGAAGGAGGGGTCAGAATGCAAGAACACAAGGCAGCATCCGCCGTAGACGGCCCTTTAGAAAGGGCATGCATGGAGAACAAAACAGAACTGCCTTCACAAATCCAAGAACTATTAATACAAAGCACAAAATAGACCCTCGGAAATGGGCAGATCTTTTGGCAAAAATCCGTGAGAAAACATCTCCAAAAAACTCATCGATTCACATTGGCACTCCAAGGAAAAGTCTACAGATGGTGAATGAAGATCATCAAGGATCAATTGACAACAATGAGAGTTCTTCTGGTGACTCCGGTCCACGGGAGGAATCAAACACTTTCAGCACTCCACACCAAACGGATGTTTACCACACGCATGCAAATACACCTTATATTGAGggacaaaataataacatctACCAAACGGCAGCTCCAGAATTACACACTAGTTCAGACGAAGTGGCTTACATCTCAAATCCCACATCTGGACCTCATTATGTTATGACAGAGGTGAATGTTTCCGAAGGAGGGCATGTGAGCACCATAAGTGCCATAAATAACCAAGTATACTCCGGGTCTGTCATCAAACCGAAGTCTGAGACAGAAAATGAAGTTAATTTATCCGGAAAGACTGGGGTGCAGACACAGATTGGAGGTTTTGATTCTGGACAGCTTGAAAGCACTTCATTTTCTACCACATCAACCAGCAGCATTAGCCCACGTGCTCCACCGAGTTCAACACAATCGATGGCAAAAGATCACTGGAGCTCAAGGCGAAGATTTGGAGGCAGACGACGAATAAAATTCAGAAGGCCATTCTCAAACCTTTCTTCAAGAAGAACATCTACAGCTGCAACTGCAACCATGAATGCAGACCGCACACAATCAGCTGAAAACACAATGATCCATCTAGCTACTGCTAACATTTACTCCACATCTCCAGCTGAAAGCACGTCAGTCAGTCCAACTATCCCAGTAACTGCCCGTATGTCTGAATATCCGACTACTACCCATATGTACCTCACAACCCTAACTGAAGGCATGCCATCTACTTATCACATTTATCCAACAGTGCAGTGGGAATTAACAAATGCCATTAACGAGGAAGATACCGTCTCCCTCCCTGTTGAGAAAACTGGTTCAGAAATACACCAAGTGAAGGCAAGTAATTTCCTCCAAATTCAGGAGATGACAAGCTCTAGATCTCACCCCATGAGCACAACATCAGCAACAGTGGTTTCAGGGTTTGAAAATGAAGACATTACTTCTTTAGAGGAGGAAGAGGGTGAAAGCATTACGTCTGCAGAGGAGATTGACGAGTACATGGTTCCCATGAGTGAAACTCCAACATCTCGACTTGGCGCTGAAACTGCCCCACTGACAACTGCTCGGCAGGAGTTCACAAGCATGCTTTCAACAGCGTTACCAAAAGCCAACAAAGAGATGGATCCAACAGAGATTGGCTTTACATTGGATGCAGATGTCTTGAACTTACCTGAATCACACTTTAGAGATACATTGGAAGCAACTAGTACTAGAGAAAATGTTACTTCCATAGAAGAATCTATAGTCACCTCCATGCCACACGACTACCCACTTTCACAACCAAATCAAAACATTATAGAAGAAGAGTCAGTTTACAACAAGGTATCTTTTTCCTCAACAACAGAATCCATGATATCGGTTGGGACACAAACCGAGTCTTTAGctacaaattcacaaatgcCTACTCATACTACTCACAATGAAACCAATGTGATTAACTTCTTACAACCAAACTTGATTTCTAAAGTTGACCAAAGGGAAAGGTTAGTCCACGAACTCGATCATCCTTTGATTGATTCTACAACATCACTGAATACTTCACCCACAATCACATTACCAGCAACCACAGTCATGATTCCCATTACAACCCAACTCATTAGAATAATGACACCATTTACTACAGTGTCGACAACAGCCGCATTATATTCTACTACTACTACCACTACTAGTACTACACCTACACCTGCTCTAAAGTTAATACCCAGATATCCCTTACCAGACAACAGAATTCCATTTTACTCAAAAAATCCTGGAACAAACTACATTGATTCCAGGCACAGGGGAAGAATTCCCAGCCCTAATCACAGGTATCCGTACTATCATAACAGAAACCCGTCTGTCAATATGAGACCCAATATTCTCAGAATACTTTCCATGACCACTTCATCTGTTGATTTAAACTCTGTCAACATCATCAAATCAACTAAAGCACCTAAGACATGGACAACAACTGCTAGATCAGCTGACTCAGGTCCCACAACTACATCAAGCAAGACACAGCCAAACAACCAAATCCAGATCCATCAATCAATGAACAGACAGTCGGGTGCAGTTCTTTCATCTCAAGGATCGCAAACTCCTCCTGTCCTGCAAATGAGACCCAGAATCACTGCTGCCAAACTCCACACAGTGACTGTGAATGCTGGGACAGATGTGAAGCTACCATGTGATTCTGTGGGGGAGCCGAAGCCCTTCCTGACCTGGACCAAAGTCTCCACAG GAGCCATCATGTCGACCAATACCAGAATCCAGCGGTTTGAAGTCCAATCCAACGGCACTTTTGTCATCCACAACGTCCAACTTCAGGACCGCGGGCAGTATCTGTGCAGCGCTCGCAATCTACACGGCATTGATAAGATGATGGTGACCCTAGTAGTGTTGGCCCACGCGCCCAGAATGATGCTTCCACGTCATCAAGATGTGACAGTGTTTCTAGGAGACATTGCACTCTTGGAATGCCAAGCGCAGGGTCTTCCAATCCCAAATATTAGCTGGGTACTTCCTGATCGCTCGATGGTGCGCACCGTTAGTGACAGCGAACAGAAGGTCATGCTCTTCACCAATGGGACGCTTCAAGTCAAGCACACCAATTACCTGGACAAGGGCGTTTACAAATGCATAGCGAGCAATGCTGCTGGAGCTGACATGCTCTCCGTGAGGCTCCAAATTGCAGCGTTGCCTCCCACCATCCAAGAGCAGCGCTGGGAGAACCACACCGTCTCTGACGGCCAGTCAGCATTCATCCACTGCACCGCAAAAGGCTCGCCCAGTCCAGCCATCCGATGGGTCACGTTTACCGGCACACAGCTTCGCCCCTCGCAGTTTGTCAATAGCAACTTGTTTGTTTTCCCCAACGGGACACTGTTTATTCGCAGTCCTACAGAGAAGGATTCTGGGAATTATGAATGTGTGGCTGTGAATTCTGTGGGTGTGGCTAAAAGGAGTGTAAATCTGCAGGTGAGGAGGAACTCGACCACCGCCAGGATCCTGTCCACTTCTGCACACAACACTGTTGTCCGCTACGGAGGTCAGCTGAGTCTCAACTGTTCGGCCACTGGAAGCCCCAATCCTAGGATCATCTGGAGGACACCATCTAAAAAACTGGTTGATGCATATTACAG CTTTGATCGCAGAATGAAAGTGTTCGTCAACGGCACCCTCACCATCGCATCAGTGACCGAGAAGGATGAGGGCGACTATCTCTGTGTGGCCAGAAACAAAATGGGTGACGACTACGTTCTCCTTAAAGTCAACGTGATGATGAAAGCTGCTAAAATCGACCACAAGTCACTGAGCGATCGCAAGGTGTCGTATGGAGGAGAGCTGAAAGTGGACTGCGTCGCTTCCGGTTTTCCCAATCCCGAGATCACGTGGAGTCTTCCAGATGGTACAATGGTGAACAGCATCCTACAGTCCGATGATAACTGGGTCCGCACCAAGAGATATGTGATGTTCGACAATGGCACATTGTATTTAAATGAAGTGGGAATGAAAGAGGAAGGCGACTACACGTGCTATGCCGAGAATCGGATTGGGAAAGATGAAATGAAGGTTCATATCAAGGTCTTGGCGGATGCGCCGATCATCCGAAACAATGCTTACAGTGTCATCAAAGTTCCTTACGGGGAAACCGCCATCCTCAACTGCAGCGCCAAAGGAGAACCGACTCCCACCATCACATGGTCGTCTCCGACTCAACGCGTCATAGTGCCAGTATCCGACAAGTACCAGGTCACCAACGATGGCACCTTGCACATTCAGAAGATCCAGAGGTTCCACACTGGAAATTATACTTGCTCAGCCAGGAATGTTATGGGAATGGACAAAAAAGTCGTTTATGTTGAAGTCCTTATGTCATCGCCGGTCATCAACGGATTTGAGAGTCCCGGGATCATCCATAAAACTGTTGTGAAAGATCAGCGTGTGCTTTTAGACTGCAAAGCAAGTGGAAACCCACTTCCAAGGATCATGTGGGTGTTTCCCAACAACATTGTTCTTCCTGCTCCACACTATGGCTCTCGGATCACGGTCCACCTCAACGGAACGCTGGACATCCATTCAACGCGGATAAGCGATTCTGTTACCCTGCTTTGCATTGCACGCAATGAAGCTGGAGAAACCAAACTTCAGGTTCAACTTGAGGTGACTGAGGATGTTGAAAAGCCACGGTTGAGAAGTCCGCCTACAGAGTCAGTCCTGCTTACCAATGGGATATCAGTGAGTCTAAACTGTTCCGTAGAGGGAAGACCAACTCCGGAGATCACCTGGATTCTCCCCAATGGGACTTCTCTTCTCAGTGGAACCAGCATTTTCCGTTTCAATCACCGGTTTGATGGAACGCTGGTCATTAGAGAGCCTACGGTTTCCGAGGTGGGCCAATATCGCTGCGTTGGGCGCAACAGCGCCGGATATGTCGAGCGGACCGTGACGTTGGAGCCCAACAGAAAGCCAGATATCGTCAACCAATACAGCTCCCTCGTCAGCATCATAAATGGTGAGAATCTGCAGCTCAATTGTTTGTCCGCTGGTCATCCGTTTCCCAAACTCACGTGGACCTTGCCGAACGGAGTCGTCCTAACCAGGCCGCAGGCGACAGGACGTTACGCTGTTCTGAATAACGGCACTCTGACTGTCCAGAGGACATCTGTGTACGACAGGGGAATGTACGTCTGCCAGACCGTCAATGAACACGGATCTTCCAGTTTGTCGGTTTCGGTGATAGTTATCGCGTATCCTCCGCGCATAACCAGTGGACCCGCGCCGGTGACCTACGCCCGGCCGGGTGTGGCAGTTCAGTTAAACTGCATACCTCTTGCCACACCTAAAGCCGAGGTGGTTTGGGAAATGCCCGACGGCCTTCAGCTGAAGGTTGGCGTCCAGCCGCGTCTTTACGGAAACAAGTATCTCCATCCGCAGGGTTCACTGGTCATTCAGAACCCTTCCAGCAGAGACAATGGCGTCTATAAGTGCACCGCCAAAAACGTGGTGGGTAGCGACAGCCGTTCAACTTATGTTTATGTGTTTTGA